From a single Dehalococcoidia bacterium genomic region:
- the thiS gene encoding sulfur carrier protein ThiS, translating into MITLTVNGKPREAEGPVNLKRYLVDIGITQTAIAVAHNGTVIPRTEIESVTLEDGDSLEIVRAVGGG; encoded by the coding sequence ATGATTACACTCACCGTAAACGGCAAGCCTCGCGAGGCCGAAGGGCCGGTCAACCTCAAGCGTTACCTGGTCGACATCGGCATAACCCAGACAGCTATCGCTGTCGCTCATAACGGGACGGTCATTCCCCGAACCGAAATCGAGTCGGTCACACTGGAAGACGGCGACTCACTGGAGATCGTACGTGCAGTCGGCGGTGGCTAG